One bacterium genomic window carries:
- a CDS encoding acetamidase/formamidase family protein, with the protein MLLNSSDRFRIGLLLTIFASVVFIAAAGKSGSELKPKYFLTSDQTHNKFSRTIPPVLKVPNGAVIQVDTEEASDRQLNINSTFADVSKVQMDPVHPLTGPVYVEGAEPGDCLAVKLIKIEIGDWGWVGIFHGFGFLSDEFPEPFLKTFKLGKDAKSVSFTEKIKIPLKPFAGVMGVAPDTDELLSTIPPRANGGNMDDPNIVEGTTVYFPVFVKGGLFSIGDTHAAQGLGEVCGTAIEAPMRIVYQVNVLKNKKIPEPQYETSEYYAVTGFATTIDEAAKKATRYMIDYLVQEQGLSRNEAYVLCSLACDLKIAEVVDMPHVLVTMHISKKVLGI; encoded by the coding sequence ATGCTGTTGAACTCATCTGACCGCTTTCGCATTGGTTTGTTGTTAACGATTTTTGCATCAGTGGTGTTCATAGCAGCAGCCGGGAAATCGGGCAGTGAACTGAAACCAAAATACTTTCTAACTTCCGACCAGACTCACAACAAATTCAGCCGTACGATACCGCCGGTATTGAAAGTGCCTAATGGGGCGGTCATTCAAGTGGATACGGAAGAAGCGTCAGATCGTCAGCTGAACATCAATTCCACTTTTGCTGATGTGTCGAAGGTTCAAATGGACCCCGTTCATCCGCTGACCGGGCCGGTTTATGTGGAGGGAGCCGAACCAGGCGACTGTTTAGCGGTGAAACTGATCAAGATTGAAATCGGCGATTGGGGTTGGGTGGGCATCTTCCACGGCTTCGGTTTTTTGTCCGATGAATTTCCAGAACCGTTTCTGAAAACATTTAAGTTGGGTAAGGATGCGAAAAGCGTTTCATTTACCGAAAAGATCAAGATTCCATTGAAGCCCTTTGCGGGTGTGATGGGTGTCGCCCCGGATACGGATGAATTGCTTTCCACCATTCCTCCGCGAGCAAACGGTGGAAACATGGATGATCCAAACATTGTGGAAGGCACCACAGTTTATTTTCCGGTTTTCGTCAAAGGGGGGCTTTTTTCAATCGGCGATACTCATGCGGCACAGGGATTGGGTGAAGTTTGCGGCACTGCTATTGAAGCGCCCATGCGGATTGTGTATCAGGTAAACGTTCTCAAGAACAAGAAAATTCCGGAGCCGCAGTACGAAACCTCAGAGTATTATGCAGTTACTGGTTTTGCGACAACAATCGACGAAGCCGCTAAGAAGGCCACACGTTACATGATCGACTATCTGGTTCAGGAACAAGGATTAAGCCGCAATGAAGCCTATGTTCTGTGTTCGCTTGCCTGCGATCTGAAAATTGCCGAGG